A stretch of the Streptococcus himalayensis genome encodes the following:
- a CDS encoding C69 family dipeptidase, with amino-acid sequence MQSKHIKTLIAAALFSTTLLAAKSAEACSAFIIGKDLTEDGSYLFGRTEDYPFQSGTADHNKNFIVHEAKDYQPGEFQHDGDTGFTYEHAAHEYKYTSTPDAERGDQEATDADKAKLSAEEGFAESNLNGTYGAHGFNEHGVSMSATVTASPVAGYETGNFQKIEKVDPFTSVIQRQRQEDLEENAKASVKSEADKASEDAKKQALAEGKTEKEAKKIAKEAAQAIYTKAIETATEEQNKKDPSYLAPLGGLGESSMIDLVLPRVKTAREGVELIAKVLEEKGAYDGNVIMIGDKKELWYMEILSGHQYVAIKYPADKYSVFPNTWSLGSVDFNDKENVIASKDVEKIAKEAGTATYDKDGKFLIARSYGPDKDSPGNRSRAYAGIKLLDPDSPIQYNDDFYDLLRSPSNPNKKFTLQDVFNLQRNRFEHLPEFKPDDEAPADLKYNRRIGHDVYKYALGNKNVINAHVYQINPNLPTEFGGIAWLGFGQTRNTPYVPYYGNINETPKEFHPQTTEYDTNSWYWTVQNIDKLTSEHYDLFGNTIQKRWKAIEELEIARQDKMNAFYTQAGLSPEQASRMVTADFLRLAETMFKEMKLVESKIQAAIKGDKEALAWLQSLDNLPILPEPRLYQLEPTGSRPLTYNPPSAPLSHFVNRGQEIPQAEPLSVKAGKEIKGVQQASQAPSSLGKAVASKAALPQTGSHTSRMMEMLGLAFLSLSGLFITKGKKEQ; translated from the coding sequence ATGCAATCCAAACATATCAAAACGCTCATCGCAGCCGCCTTGTTTTCAACCACCTTATTGGCTGCAAAATCTGCGGAAGCTTGCTCTGCTTTCATTATCGGAAAAGACCTGACCGAAGACGGCTCTTACCTCTTTGGACGTACAGAGGATTATCCTTTCCAAAGTGGAACTGCAGACCACAACAAAAACTTCATCGTCCACGAAGCAAAAGACTATCAACCAGGGGAATTTCAACACGATGGAGACACTGGCTTTACCTATGAACACGCAGCTCATGAGTACAAATACACCTCTACTCCTGACGCAGAACGTGGAGATCAGGAAGCAACCGATGCAGACAAGGCTAAACTAAGTGCCGAAGAAGGATTTGCAGAAAGTAATCTGAACGGAACCTACGGTGCGCACGGTTTCAATGAACATGGCGTATCCATGTCAGCTACAGTCACTGCAAGCCCAGTCGCAGGCTATGAAACAGGGAATTTCCAAAAGATTGAAAAAGTCGATCCATTCACCAGCGTGATCCAGCGTCAACGCCAAGAAGACTTGGAAGAAAACGCTAAAGCCAGCGTCAAATCAGAAGCAGATAAGGCCAGTGAAGACGCTAAAAAACAAGCCCTAGCAGAAGGCAAAACAGAAAAAGAAGCCAAAAAAATTGCCAAAGAAGCAGCTCAAGCCATCTATACAAAGGCTATTGAAACCGCAACAGAAGAGCAAAATAAAAAAGATCCTAGCTACCTCGCTCCTTTAGGTGGTCTTGGCGAATCAAGTATGATTGACTTGGTATTGCCACGCGTGAAAACAGCTCGCGAAGGTGTGGAGTTAATCGCTAAAGTCCTTGAAGAAAAAGGAGCTTATGACGGAAACGTCATCATGATTGGAGACAAAAAAGAACTCTGGTACATGGAAATCCTTTCTGGCCACCAATATGTTGCCATCAAGTATCCAGCAGACAAATATTCTGTTTTCCCAAATACTTGGTCACTAGGTAGCGTAGACTTCAACGATAAAGAAAATGTCATCGCCTCTAAAGACGTTGAAAAAATTGCAAAAGAGGCTGGCACAGCGACCTACGACAAGGATGGTAAATTCCTCATCGCACGCTCCTATGGTCCAGATAAAGACTCACCAGGTAACCGTTCTCGTGCCTATGCAGGTATCAAACTGCTAGATCCTGATTCACCAATTCAATACAATGATGATTTCTATGATTTGTTGCGTAGCCCAAGCAATCCAAACAAGAAATTCACTCTCCAAGATGTCTTTAACCTCCAACGCAATCGTTTTGAACATTTACCAGAATTCAAGCCAGATGACGAAGCCCCAGCAGATTTGAAATACAATCGTCGGATTGGACATGATGTCTATAAATATGCACTAGGAAACAAAAACGTTATCAATGCCCATGTTTACCAAATCAATCCAAATCTGCCAACAGAATTTGGCGGTATCGCTTGGCTAGGTTTTGGACAAACAAGAAACACTCCTTACGTTCCTTACTATGGCAATATCAACGAGACACCAAAGGAATTCCATCCTCAAACAACAGAATATGATACAAATTCCTGGTATTGGACTGTTCAAAATATTGATAAACTAACTTCTGAACATTACGATTTATTCGGAAATACCATCCAAAAACGTTGGAAAGCTATTGAAGAATTAGAAATCGCTCGTCAAGATAAGATGAATGCTTTCTATACACAGGCAGGTTTGAGCCCTGAACAAGCAAGCAGAATGGTTACAGCAGATTTCCTACGCCTTGCTGAAACAATGTTCAAAGAGATGAAATTGGTCGAAAGTAAGATTCAAGCAGCCATCAAAGGAGACAAGGAAGCACTGGCTTGGCTCCAAAGTCTTGATAATCTACCAATCCTACCAGAACCTCGTCTCTATCAATTAGAACCAACTGGTAGCAGACCACTAACCTACAATCCACCAAGTGCACCTTTGTCACACTTTGTCAATAGAGGTCAAGAAATCCCTCAAGCAGAACCATTAAGTGTCAAAGCAGGCAAGGAAATTAAAGGAGTACAACAAGCAAGTCAAGCTCCTTCATCACTTGGTAAAGCTGTCGCTAGCAAAGCAGCATTGCCACAAACAGGTTCCCATACATCTCGTATGATGGAAATGTTAGGGCTCGCTTTCCTTTCCCTTTCTGGACTCTTTATCACCAAAGGAAAGAAAGAACAGTAA
- a CDS encoding ZmpA/ZmpB/ZmpC family metallo-endopeptidase — MSSKKNILRQLTLSSTILIFAASLSGWSYADEVSEANNQPQTGTTNHLQPELANPTTENTSPLINDTTEQEGTSETQTIALENAKVLLPYADESEQAAYAEKIAADDKLATTKLTAAVTMQDNEVITDVYGKENKVNKLLLHYEDNSVEYKDLIYKETDGNKHAHYQLDKALAYTPKQVVTPLEDVLNQLEKPLKEVQYKSSEVYQALNITEKPEEVMDYLYLESSFVNVQQNIRDFIKKVLIHDESIDLTNAESVQTAVETILTNKEKVLLSLAYLNRWYDVAYGDIKSKELTMYRQDFFGMKNQPLELLLKIGSEGSKGYDPQNNYKYYARSLAPFTGKENLPAFLESYREAFLPEMSNNDWFKSASKAYIVENKSHHATDESGNLYDRLKELSRRDEYSTKKNRRRFRNMLLPLLTIPEHNVYIINVLSNMIFGTYDRYIDAGLKTSDPTTYQEKIAAFEQQITEAAEKFRRHFDMWYRILPEAYKEQMKLYVPVWDSLGQYQKNPDTNRYEGIWFPDRGENSPASIQNFFGPVGAYNPYGNIKYVGAFADALEKEVVFVITGLISERGIGTLTHEMVHMYDYYTYLLRNGRRQFMWPEAFPEGFLQAPDNSDVPIIGINSVLDHTNNTDRQRFHNLNPERFQNAEDLHEYMHGIFDVVYMMEYAEGMAVLEKDKDIQRKWFNKLETINIPNPDGYDEGRNVKRPFTEEEWQEMTLKTIDDLVDHNVMTNRGYNPTYDQTIEFDDEHPTHLLQNGYDMITPFGPIYASAESPSSPGDLSFKRTGFELLAAKGFEKGLVPYASNQYKDEAWADGVQDWSVSDPFVFGKLLPEYNGSFATFKKAMYHERIDKLGQLKPVTIHYLNEDVAVDSFDTLMKLMKEAVNQDIEKEVIDNSEQSQVTKLEKALLDAYLKSTDDFRSSIFDDRKKEIDENENSEVSNQEETPNHTEETIEDHSTETSEILQIPHTSVTPEKTEEKIQIETKKPDTASTQASPAEEAILSLVDERTKVKVLGSVSALNGAVTLTVRPLTSPTLIGQDYDLYDISLYNQKGERVSVTGEVTVLLPSKGKVEKVYYVLNNMKESLPFYQNQEQTEVLFKVPHFSQYALIYSKKQEIKQPVESPKPLSIQSNPFFLSTSRQEKMPVQSEVQTKTDKNTQTLPNTNSSNSLLSVIGLFLASLGLSSLIRKKD, encoded by the coding sequence ATGTCCTCTAAAAAGAATATTCTTCGCCAATTAACACTCAGTTCAACCATCCTTATCTTCGCAGCTAGCCTATCAGGATGGAGCTATGCTGATGAGGTAAGCGAAGCAAATAACCAACCACAAACCGGCACTACTAATCATCTCCAACCAGAGCTTGCAAATCCAACAACCGAAAACACCTCACCTCTTATAAATGATACCACTGAGCAAGAGGGCACCAGTGAGACGCAAACTATTGCCCTAGAAAATGCTAAGGTGCTTCTTCCCTACGCAGATGAATCTGAACAAGCTGCCTATGCTGAAAAAATTGCTGCTGATGACAAACTTGCCACAACCAAACTAACAGCTGCTGTCACTATGCAGGATAATGAGGTCATCACCGATGTCTACGGCAAGGAAAATAAAGTCAATAAACTCCTGCTTCACTACGAGGATAACTCCGTTGAATACAAGGATTTAATCTACAAAGAAACAGATGGAAATAAACATGCTCACTACCAATTAGACAAAGCACTCGCTTACACACCAAAACAAGTAGTCACCCCTTTGGAAGATGTGCTCAACCAATTAGAAAAACCACTTAAAGAGGTGCAATATAAATCTTCTGAAGTCTATCAAGCTCTAAACATAACGGAAAAACCAGAAGAAGTCATGGACTACCTTTACTTAGAGTCTTCTTTTGTCAATGTCCAACAAAACATTCGAGACTTTATCAAAAAAGTGCTCATCCACGACGAAAGCATTGATCTCACGAATGCCGAATCCGTTCAAACAGCTGTTGAAACTATTTTAACCAACAAAGAAAAAGTGCTGCTCAGCCTAGCCTATCTCAATCGTTGGTACGATGTCGCCTATGGTGATATCAAGTCCAAAGAGTTGACCATGTACCGCCAAGATTTCTTTGGCATGAAAAATCAACCATTAGAACTCCTCCTAAAAATTGGTAGTGAAGGTTCTAAAGGATACGATCCCCAAAACAATTACAAATACTATGCACGTTCCCTTGCTCCATTTACTGGAAAAGAAAATCTTCCTGCTTTTTTGGAATCCTATCGCGAAGCCTTCCTACCAGAGATGAGCAACAACGACTGGTTCAAGAGTGCTTCTAAAGCCTATATTGTCGAAAACAAGTCTCACCATGCCACAGACGAGTCAGGCAATCTTTACGACCGCCTCAAAGAATTATCTCGGAGAGACGAGTATAGTACCAAGAAAAATCGGAGACGCTTTAGAAACATGCTCCTCCCATTGCTCACTATTCCAGAACACAATGTCTATATCATCAATGTTCTTTCAAATATGATATTTGGAACCTACGATCGCTACATTGATGCCGGATTAAAAACAAGCGATCCAACGACTTATCAAGAAAAGATTGCTGCATTTGAACAGCAAATTACGGAGGCTGCCGAAAAATTCCGCAGACATTTTGATATGTGGTACCGTATCCTTCCTGAAGCCTACAAGGAGCAAATGAAACTCTATGTTCCTGTTTGGGATTCTCTCGGACAGTATCAAAAGAATCCTGACACTAATCGATACGAAGGAATCTGGTTCCCAGATCGTGGTGAAAATTCCCCTGCCTCTATCCAAAACTTCTTTGGACCAGTAGGGGCTTACAACCCTTATGGGAATATCAAATATGTAGGTGCCTTTGCAGATGCTCTCGAAAAAGAAGTCGTATTTGTTATTACTGGACTTATCAGCGAGCGAGGAATTGGAACCCTCACTCACGAAATGGTTCACATGTACGACTACTATACCTACCTCCTTCGCAATGGTAGGCGGCAATTTATGTGGCCAGAAGCTTTTCCTGAAGGATTCCTCCAAGCTCCAGACAATAGCGATGTCCCTATTATCGGAATTAATTCTGTCCTAGACCACACGAATAATACTGATCGTCAGCGGTTCCACAATCTCAATCCTGAACGTTTCCAAAACGCAGAGGACTTACATGAATATATGCATGGTATTTTTGATGTTGTCTACATGATGGAATATGCCGAAGGTATGGCTGTTCTTGAAAAAGATAAAGACATTCAAAGAAAATGGTTCAATAAACTAGAAACCATCAATATCCCTAATCCAGATGGCTACGATGAGGGACGTAATGTCAAACGACCATTTACCGAGGAAGAATGGCAAGAAATGACCTTAAAAACGATCGATGACTTGGTTGACCATAATGTAATGACCAATCGTGGCTACAATCCAACCTACGATCAAACCATTGAATTTGACGATGAACACCCAACCCATCTCCTTCAAAACGGTTACGACATGATTACGCCATTTGGACCGATTTATGCATCTGCAGAAAGCCCTTCTTCACCTGGTGATTTGTCCTTTAAACGAACTGGATTTGAGTTGCTTGCTGCTAAAGGTTTTGAAAAAGGTCTCGTCCCTTACGCGTCTAATCAGTACAAAGACGAAGCCTGGGCAGATGGAGTACAAGACTGGTCTGTGAGCGACCCATTTGTCTTTGGAAAACTCCTACCTGAATATAATGGTTCTTTTGCTACTTTCAAGAAAGCCATGTATCATGAACGGATTGACAAATTAGGTCAATTAAAACCAGTCACCATTCACTATTTGAACGAAGATGTCGCTGTCGATTCCTTTGATACCTTGATGAAACTCATGAAAGAGGCTGTTAATCAAGATATCGAAAAAGAGGTGATTGATAATAGTGAGCAATCGCAAGTCACCAAACTAGAAAAAGCCCTCTTAGACGCTTATCTCAAATCTACAGATGATTTCAGAAGTTCCATTTTTGACGACAGGAAGAAAGAAATCGACGAAAATGAAAACTCAGAAGTGTCCAATCAAGAGGAGACCCCTAATCATACAGAGGAGACAATAGAAGATCACTCTACAGAAACATCTGAAATCCTGCAAATTCCACACACAAGCGTCACTCCTGAGAAGACTGAAGAAAAGATACAAATAGAAACCAAGAAACCAGATACAGCTAGCACCCAAGCCTCACCTGCAGAGGAGGCAATCTTAAGCTTGGTTGATGAACGAACCAAGGTAAAAGTACTCGGTTCAGTTTCTGCTCTTAATGGCGCAGTCACTCTAACTGTACGCCCTCTCACTTCTCCTACTCTTATTGGACAAGACTATGACTTATACGATATTTCTCTTTATAATCAGAAAGGAGAACGTGTTTCTGTAACGGGCGAAGTGACTGTCCTTCTCCCAAGTAAAGGCAAGGTTGAAAAAGTTTACTATGTTCTGAATAACATGAAAGAAAGTTTGCCATTCTATCAAAATCAAGAACAGACCGAGGTCCTCTTTAAGGTGCCTCATTTTAGCCAATACGCTCTCATTTACAGCAAAAAGCAAGAAATCAAGCAGCCTGTGGAATCTCCAAAACCTCTTTCTATTCAATCTAATCCTTTCTTCCTTTCTACGAGCAGACAAGAAAAAATGCCTGTTCAAAGCGAAGTACAAACGAAAACTGACAAAAATACCCAAACATTGCCAAACACTAACTCATCTAATTCACTTCTTAGTGTCATCGGTCTTTTCCTAGCCAGCTTAGGCCTTTCTTCACTCATTCGAAAAAAGGACTAG
- a CDS encoding C69 family dipeptidase — protein MKSTHLKAIFATALFSAVVLSAQSTEACSAFIIGKDLTEDGTYLFGRTEDFPFQEENAAHNKNFIVHEATDYNNGEVIHDGDTGFTYPRAEHEMKYTAVPDAERDEEENLNGTYGAHGFNEAGVSMSATVTTTPNKWQTGNWKKIAREDPFFKYEPFFKEYYKEYDNAYQAELEAGKTTEEAEKQADQAAYSKAQNVTDEKQGGLGESSMIDLVLPRAKTAREGIETIAKAIDEHGAYDGNTIIIADKKELWYMEILSGHEYVAIKYPADKFSVFPNTYFLGSVDFSDKENVIASKNVEALAKRVGAATYDKDGKFLIARSYSTNDYAADNRSRIYAGIKLLDPQANISYDDPYYDFLRSPTDPSRKYSIQDAFDIQRNRFEHLPEYKPDDQIPETESKTWINNDVEYSHPVYKYALGNKNVIDPHIYQISSELPEGFGGISWMALGQSRNTPYIPYYGNITKTPKEFHSQATTYDSNSWYWTAQNIDKLVSENYSLFGNIIQNRWKALEKAEIARQNLQNTFYKSANLTAKAASENVTKDFLALADVVFKEMKVVEEKIQLAINGDQQALAYLKDISTLPALPKLHFAKTGATPTVVQKPTLSIKEANEMNKHQKDDPHFSAGLGTINDERLLLDGKHLPSNSQVQMSSHVIPSYQAQPVISPLASHINHEAKVATSEKLEQALETTKSSLPTTGSHTSRLWTSIGFAFLALSSLFIKKGKTNH, from the coding sequence ATGAAATCTACACACCTCAAAGCCATTTTTGCAACTGCCCTATTTTCTGCCGTAGTGCTATCTGCTCAGTCTACCGAAGCTTGCTCTGCGTTTATCATCGGAAAAGATTTGACAGAAGACGGAACTTATTTATTTGGTCGGACAGAAGATTTCCCATTCCAAGAAGAAAATGCTGCTCACAATAAAAACTTTATCGTGCATGAAGCTACTGATTATAATAATGGAGAGGTTATCCATGATGGTGATACTGGTTTCACCTATCCTCGCGCAGAGCACGAGATGAAATATACAGCAGTTCCTGATGCAGAACGAGATGAAGAAGAGAATTTGAATGGAACTTATGGTGCGCACGGTTTTAACGAAGCCGGGGTCTCCATGTCAGCTACTGTAACAACTACTCCCAACAAGTGGCAAACTGGAAATTGGAAGAAAATAGCTAGAGAGGATCCTTTCTTTAAGTATGAACCCTTCTTTAAAGAATACTATAAAGAATATGACAATGCCTATCAAGCAGAATTAGAGGCTGGAAAAACGACTGAAGAAGCTGAAAAGCAAGCAGACCAAGCCGCCTATTCTAAAGCTCAAAATGTCACAGATGAAAAACAAGGAGGACTTGGAGAATCAAGTATGATCGACCTTGTGTTGCCACGCGCCAAAACAGCTCGTGAAGGTATTGAAACGATTGCCAAAGCGATTGACGAGCACGGAGCTTATGATGGAAATACCATTATCATCGCAGATAAAAAAGAACTCTGGTATATGGAAATTCTATCTGGACATGAATATGTTGCCATCAAATATCCGGCCGACAAATTCTCTGTTTTTCCTAATACTTATTTTCTAGGCAGTGTTGATTTTTCTGATAAGGAAAATGTTATTGCCTCTAAAAATGTTGAGGCGCTCGCAAAGCGTGTCGGAGCAGCAACCTATGACAAAGATGGGAAGTTTCTCATTGCACGTTCCTACAGCACAAATGATTACGCTGCTGATAACCGTTCTCGAATCTACGCCGGAATCAAACTATTAGATCCACAAGCCAACATTAGCTACGACGATCCTTATTATGATTTCTTACGTTCTCCGACAGATCCAAGCCGTAAATATAGTATTCAGGACGCATTTGACATCCAACGGAATCGCTTTGAGCATTTACCAGAATACAAGCCTGATGATCAAATACCTGAAACCGAATCCAAAACATGGATTAATAACGATGTCGAATACAGCCATCCTGTCTATAAATATGCCCTCGGCAATAAAAATGTTATCGACCCTCATATTTACCAAATTTCCTCAGAACTGCCAGAAGGCTTTGGAGGCATTTCTTGGATGGCTCTCGGCCAATCTCGCAATACTCCTTATATTCCTTACTATGGAAACATCACAAAAACACCAAAAGAATTTCATTCTCAAGCTACTACATACGATAGTAATTCTTGGTATTGGACAGCCCAAAATATCGATAAATTAGTCTCAGAAAACTATTCTCTATTTGGAAATATCATCCAAAACCGTTGGAAAGCACTAGAAAAAGCAGAAATTGCAAGACAAAATCTACAAAACACTTTCTACAAGTCTGCCAATTTGACCGCGAAAGCTGCTAGTGAAAATGTCACAAAAGATTTCTTGGCTTTAGCCGATGTTGTTTTCAAAGAAATGAAGGTCGTGGAAGAAAAGATTCAGCTGGCTATCAACGGAGATCAGCAAGCACTAGCCTACCTCAAAGATATCTCCACTTTACCAGCACTTCCAAAGCTGCATTTTGCTAAAACAGGCGCTACGCCTACGGTCGTTCAAAAACCAACTTTATCTATCAAGGAAGCGAATGAAATGAATAAACATCAAAAAGATGACCCTCATTTTTCAGCTGGATTAGGAACTATCAACGACGAGAGACTACTGCTAGATGGAAAGCATCTGCCTAGCAACTCACAGGTGCAAATGAGCTCCCATGTTATTCCTTCTTATCAAGCTCAACCTGTCATCTCCCCTCTTGCAAGTCATATCAACCATGAGGCTAAAGTTGCCACTTCTGAAAAACTTGAACAAGCTCTAGAAACTACAAAATCGTCTTTACCAACAACTGGAAGCCATACCTCTAGACTCTGGACCAGTATCGGTTTTGCTTTTCTAGCCCTCTCTAGCCTATTTATAAAAAAGGGAAAAACAAACCATTGA